From Amphritea atlantica, a single genomic window includes:
- a CDS encoding sensor histidine kinase: MGQSWFLRQMAYEFVAARLTSDAYTVLRAVEMDIGAGWRINVDNTSSVYQQPMSGHYYQVAVDGKWFFSRSLWDSQIPAEVGQDIGQDNIRLIQQNNKPALVYSKTFMKQGREIQVMLAEDISRIEESLNQLGWLMVGLGLIGLIILLVLQISIIRRGLRSLKEVKQDISRLKSGEIRQLSSTNTQEIEPLVTEINYLVQNMELRLQRSRNAVGNLAHAAKTPLTVIDRHIDTLLEQGMPQGPVIKEQSQRLRQMIDRELTRARIAGAALPGQRIYVGEELEKLIRTLKAIYREKALVFDLDVSAKSYFPGERDDLVELLGNLLDNACKWAESQIRINAHMDEHCLELIVEDDGPGVPAEARERLMNRGERLDESTSGHGLGMSIINEIVRQYQGRIMLDSSEPLGGLKVMVMLPRRVDPELVKQN; encoded by the coding sequence GTGGGGCAGAGCTGGTTTTTGCGGCAGATGGCGTATGAGTTCGTGGCCGCGCGCCTGACCAGCGACGCCTATACCGTGCTGCGGGCCGTTGAGATGGATATCGGTGCTGGCTGGCGTATCAATGTGGACAATACCTCCTCGGTATATCAGCAGCCGATGTCAGGGCACTATTACCAGGTTGCTGTAGACGGTAAGTGGTTTTTTTCCCGTTCACTCTGGGATAGTCAGATACCTGCCGAAGTGGGGCAGGATATTGGTCAGGACAATATTCGCCTGATCCAGCAAAATAACAAACCCGCTCTGGTTTACTCAAAAACCTTTATGAAGCAGGGACGTGAGATTCAGGTGATGCTGGCTGAAGATATCAGCCGGATTGAGGAATCGTTGAATCAGCTGGGCTGGTTAATGGTGGGGCTGGGACTCATCGGCCTGATCATCCTGCTGGTACTGCAGATCTCTATTATCCGTCGTGGACTCCGCTCACTGAAAGAGGTGAAGCAGGATATATCCCGGCTTAAGTCCGGAGAGATCCGGCAGCTCTCATCAACCAATACTCAGGAGATTGAGCCGCTGGTGACTGAGATTAACTATCTGGTGCAGAATATGGAGCTGCGGTTGCAGCGTTCCCGTAATGCCGTTGGCAACCTGGCCCATGCGGCGAAAACACCGCTGACCGTTATCGATCGCCATATTGATACCCTGCTTGAACAGGGAATGCCCCAGGGACCGGTTATTAAAGAGCAGTCTCAGCGACTGCGGCAGATGATCGACCGGGAGCTGACCCGGGCACGGATTGCCGGTGCCGCCCTGCCGGGACAGCGGATCTATGTGGGTGAAGAGCTTGAGAAGCTGATCCGGACCCTGAAAGCGATCTATCGGGAGAAAGCGCTGGTCTTTGATCTGGATGTCAGCGCGAAGAGTTATTTTCCGGGTGAACGGGATGATCTGGTCGAGCTGCTGGGCAATTTGCTGGATAATGCCTGTAAATGGGCGGAGAGTCAGATTCGCATTAACGCGCACATGGATGAGCACTGTCTGGAGCTGATAGTCGAAGACGATGGTCCGGGCGTCCCTGCAGAGGCGCGGGAACGGCTGATGAATCGTGGTGAGAGACTTGATGAGTCAACCAGCGGGCATGGGCTTGGGATGAGTATTATCAATGAGATTGTTCGTCAGTATCAGGGCCGGATAATGCTTGATTCATCGGAGCCTTTAGGCGGGCTTAAAGTGATGGTTATGCTACCCCGCCGTGTTGATCCGGAGCTGGTTAAGCAAAATTAA
- a CDS encoding response regulator transcription factor — MRILLVEDDAALGPELKASLAKHGYAVDLAINGVDGEIMGKEDIYDLVVLDLGLPDRSGLEVLRHWRAQKNNIPVLVLTARSAWQERVDGFDAGADDYLPKPFHTEELLARMTALLRRANHQISSQLEASGLTLDENTQSVILEGKEIALTGTEYRLLRYMMHNPGRVLSKLQLVEHMYDDCAENDSNVVEAYIKMLRKKIGHEMISTKRGQGYVFGASR, encoded by the coding sequence ATGCGTATTCTGTTAGTGGAAGATGATGCTGCACTGGGGCCTGAACTCAAGGCTTCGCTGGCGAAACATGGCTATGCGGTCGATCTGGCGATCAATGGAGTTGATGGTGAGATCATGGGTAAGGAGGATATCTATGATCTGGTGGTGCTTGATCTTGGCCTGCCTGACCGTTCAGGTCTGGAGGTGTTACGCCACTGGCGGGCACAGAAGAATAATATCCCGGTTTTGGTGCTGACGGCCCGTAGCGCCTGGCAGGAGCGCGTCGATGGGTTTGATGCCGGGGCTGATGATTATCTGCCTAAGCCGTTTCATACCGAGGAGCTTCTGGCGCGGATGACGGCCCTGTTACGCCGGGCGAATCATCAGATTTCGTCACAGCTGGAAGCCTCCGGACTGACGCTGGATGAGAATACTCAGTCGGTTATTCTCGAGGGTAAAGAGATCGCACTGACCGGGACCGAATACCGTCTGCTGCGCTATATGATGCATAATCCCGGACGGGTATTGTCTAAGCTGCAATTAGTCGAACATATGTACGATGATTGCGCAGAGAACGATAGTAATGTGGTGGAAGCCTATATCAAGATGCTGCGGAAAAAGATCGGTCACGAAATGATCTCCACCAAGCGGGGTCAGGGGTATGTTTTCGGAGCCAGTCGTTGA
- a CDS encoding phosphatidylglycerophosphatase A, giving the protein MNQAPASVWRNPVHFLAFGLGSGASPWAPGTAGTIAAIPLFLLIQPLSLAWYAAVLLITFIVGIYLCGKTSEDMGVHDHGGIVWDEFVGYWITMYAAPPGWLWIVIGFVLFRLFDIIKPWPISWADKKVAGGLGIMLDDVLAGLMALACLQLLTLVF; this is encoded by the coding sequence ATGAATCAGGCCCCAGCTTCTGTATGGCGAAATCCGGTCCACTTTCTGGCATTTGGATTGGGTAGTGGTGCCTCTCCCTGGGCGCCGGGGACGGCAGGCACAATTGCTGCTATCCCCCTGTTTCTGCTGATTCAGCCCCTCTCTCTTGCCTGGTATGCTGCTGTTTTACTGATTACGTTTATCGTGGGTATCTATCTGTGCGGCAAAACCTCGGAAGATATGGGGGTCCATGATCATGGTGGAATCGTCTGGGATGAGTTTGTCGGTTACTGGATAACGATGTATGCAGCGCCGCCCGGGTGGCTCTGGATTGTTATCGGCTTCGTGCTGTTTCGTCTGTTTGATATTATAAAACCCTGGCCAATCAGCTGGGCAGATAAAAAAGTAGCGGGTGGTCTGGGGATTATGCTGGATGATGTACTGGCGGGCCTGATGGCACTGGCGTGTCTGCAGTTGTTAACCCTGGTCTTCTGA
- the thiL gene encoding thiamine-phosphate kinase: MTVATDEFGLIRDYFSDIGSDSTGSVRLSVGDDCAVIAPPSNRDMVVSIDTMVEGTHFPVGTPGDRVASRLLGAALSDLAAMAATPAFFTLAVTLPDTNAIWLRAFSTRLAELARLYGVQLVGGDTTRGPLTLSIQVHGWTVPDKALLRSGARPGDRIFVTGTLGDSRGGLETLLKDIHGEQVPFLQHRFFCPEPRLDTALLIAPFATAAIDISDGLLADLNHILDASQVGAMLNPDELPVSDELYHWVGEEQSRQWALTGGEDFELCFTVPALLEPKLAWALRDHSVAVTCIGQISATPGIFLAEDGQIWPVAPQGYNHFSDKGSA; the protein is encoded by the coding sequence ATGACCGTGGCCACAGATGAGTTTGGGCTGATCCGGGATTATTTCTCTGATATCGGCAGCGATAGCACCGGCTCGGTCCGGCTCTCTGTAGGTGATGACTGTGCGGTGATCGCGCCACCCTCTAATCGGGACATGGTGGTCTCCATTGATACCATGGTTGAGGGAACTCACTTCCCGGTGGGCACCCCCGGCGACAGAGTCGCGTCCCGGTTGCTCGGCGCCGCGCTAAGCGATCTGGCGGCGATGGCCGCTACGCCCGCTTTTTTCACCCTGGCAGTGACGCTGCCGGACACTAATGCGATCTGGTTGCGCGCATTCAGTACCCGGCTTGCCGAACTGGCCCGTCTTTATGGTGTGCAACTGGTGGGTGGTGATACTACCCGTGGTCCTCTGACACTGAGTATTCAGGTACATGGCTGGACCGTGCCGGATAAGGCATTGCTGCGCAGTGGTGCCCGCCCTGGCGACCGGATCTTTGTTACCGGCACTCTGGGAGACTCCCGGGGAGGGCTGGAAACACTGCTTAAAGATATCCATGGCGAGCAGGTCCCTTTCCTGCAACACCGGTTTTTCTGTCCTGAACCCCGTCTGGATACAGCGTTGCTGATTGCTCCCTTTGCGACCGCAGCGATCGATATTTCTGACGGTCTGCTGGCCGATCTTAATCATATCCTCGATGCTAGTCAGGTGGGTGCGATGCTGAATCCCGATGAATTGCCGGTCTCCGATGAGTTATATCATTGGGTGGGTGAAGAGCAGTCGCGGCAGTGGGCGCTGACCGGGGGAGAGGACTTTGAACTCTGCTTTACTGTACCGGCACTGCTGGAACCTAAACTTGCATGGGCACTGCGTGATCATAGTGTTGCTGTGACCTGTATTGGGCAGATCTCCGCCACTCCCGGTATTTTTCTGGCTGAGGATGGGCAGATCTGGCCTGTGGCGCCTCAGGGTTACAATCATTTTTCTGATAAAGGCAGCGCGTGA